The Lentimicrobiaceae bacterium DNA segment GAGCAACGATACATCTTTGAGTTGTTCTGCAAAAACAGCCGCTCGTGTCGATGATGTTGTGCTTTCGATTGTGAAAAAAGCTCACGAAAAGGCAAAAAACATTATTATTGAAAATGAAGCCAAAATGCACGAATTAGCGGAATATCTTATTAAAAAAGAGACTATTACGGGAGAGGAGTTTATGAATATTTTAAAGGGTAATAATAAATAATATAAACATGGAATATTTATTTAAGAAAACAGAAAAAGCTATTAAACGATGGTATTTGTTGCTCATTGTTGGAATAGTATTCGTAATTTTGGGGATTTGGACAATAGCCACTCCGTTAAGTGCTTATACGGCTTTGTCCATTGTATTTGCTCTGGGATTTATTGTCGGAGGAATTACTGAAATTGGTTTCGTTTTAGGCAATAAGTACTATAACTGGGGCTGGGCATTAGCTTTAGGTATATTGAGCATCATAGTCGGTGTACTCTTACTGCTTAATCCCGCTGTGTCAATGCTTACTTTGTCATTTTATGTAGGATTTACTTTGCTTTTCCGCTCTGTATCAGGCATGGTTTCGGCGTACGAAATGAAACAATACGGCATTTTAGATTGGGGTACGCTTATGCTGATTGCAGTGTTAGGTTTGATTTTTTCATTTATTTTATTGTGTAATCCGGTTTTTACAAGCATTAACGTAGTTGTTTGGACAGCACTAGCATTTATTGTCTTGGGAGCTTACACTATCTACTATTCCTTTAAACTGCGAAAACTCAACAAAATGATGAGAGAGGAATAAAGATTAATTCTGTTTTTATATTGGAAAACAGTTAATGCTCAATAGGAGTGTTAGCTGTTTTTTTTGTTATGTGGTTGTAATTGTTATACTTTTGCGATGTTTTAAATTAAAACAAATAGTAATGTACGACTAAAAATTTAGACATCCATTAAAAAAGCGTCAACGATAACAATTACACTTTTTAAACATGCCCCAAAAAATCAGTAACAACACTTTATTCGCTAAATCCGTATCCATTATCACCGTTACTCTTAAAGGATTCGGACAAATAATGCTTCAAGAAAACCGGATTACAGGTTTACTATTTCTTATAGGTATTTTTTACGGTTCGCCTGTTATGGGATTGTCTGCACTTCTATCAGTTATATGCGGGACAAGCACAGCTTATCTTCTAAAATACGACAAAACCGAAATAAACAAAGGACTTTACGGATTTAGCGCTGCATTGGTAGGAGTAGCGGTAATGCTATTTTTAAAACCTGTGTTTTGGTCCTGGATTATCGTTGTTGTGGGTTCGGTGTTGGCAGCAATGTTGCAACACTTTTTTATTAAACGAAATTTTCCTGCGTTCACTTTCCCGTTTGTCGTGGTAACTTGGGTTATACTGTTAATTTGT contains these protein-coding regions:
- a CDS encoding DUF308 domain-containing protein, encoding MEYLFKKTEKAIKRWYLLLIVGIVFVILGIWTIATPLSAYTALSIVFALGFIVGGITEIGFVLGNKYYNWGWALALGILSIIVGVLLLLNPAVSMLTLSFYVGFTLLFRSVSGMVSAYEMKQYGILDWGTLMLIAVLGLIFSFILLCNPVFTSINVVVWTALAFIVLGAYTIYYSFKLRKLNKMMREE